From Ignavibacterium sp.:
TTTGTAATAAGGTGAAGAAAATGTCTGATTCTCAATATGTGCTTGTAAGCAGATAAAATCTTTGCCGATTCCTGTTCGGTTGTAAATTTATTTTCTGTTAATACAGTTAATAGTGCTTCGGTTTGTGTTTGCTCAAACTGCCAGTTAATTAAATCTTTATGATCAAGTATAAACATCCACTCAATTGATTGTAAATCTCTCAATCCACCAGCAGACATTTTAATATTTGGTTCAAGCATCTTCGGAGAGTCACCGAATTTTGAATATCGCAGTTTCTGATCATTTATAAATTCCCTGAGCAAATTCATTACGGTATTCTGATCAATTGAATTAATTAATGTACTAATCCAATTATTGTAGATTCCGAAATCTCCAAGTATAAATCTCGTTTCAAAGAATTGTGTGAATGCGTGAAGATCAGAATCGCGGAACTTTGGTATGTCAGAAAATTCTCTTACAGTGTGAGAAACTTCAAAACCTGCATCGTAGAGTTTTGTTATCAGTGATACGATTTCAGTTCTGTGTTTTTCAACATTATCGGTTATTATCATCAAGTCAATATCAGAATAAGGAGAGAGTTCTCTTCTGCTGAAACTTCCTGCTGCCGCAATTGAAAAAGAGAATTTCTCTTCAGAAAAGATTTGTCTGATTGTATTTTCAACAAGAATGCTGTACTTCTTGCTGAACTCAAGTGCATCAGAATCTTTGTGAAGCTCTGAAAAAATTTTATGTCTTTCAGAATGAAAAGTTTTTTTTATTTGCAACAGCTCAGTCATTTATTCAAATTACATTTTTAAGAAAAGTTTATGTCTTCATCATAATAATCATCGCTGTAATATTCTGCTTCAACAACTGAAGAAATTCCACCACGAACATTAAACTCAGCTGTAATTCGCATATATCTTGGCTTTACAACAGCAACAAGGTCGTCAAGAATTTGATTTGTCAGACTTTCATAGAAAATTCCATCATTACGATATGAATGGAAATAAAGTTTAAGTGATTTTAATTCAACACAAAGTAAATCAGGAATATATTCAACAGTAATTGTAGCAAAATCCGGTTGCCCTGTTTTAGGACAAAGTGAAGTAAACTCAGGTGCAACATGAGTAATTGTATAATCTCTGTCCGGATATTTGTTTTCAAATACTTCAAGAATTTTTCTCTTATCGTTCATATTTGTTCCTTTTGTTAGATATAAATTGGTTTAGTTTTATATGGAATTGGATCATCAATTCCTGCTTTTTGAAATCCTCTTAAGCGAAGAGCGCAGCTATCACAGATGCCGCAGGCTTCGTCTTCATTTTGATAACAACTCCAGGTTAATTGCAATGGAGCGTTAAGCTCTATGCCTTTTTTAACAATTTGTTCTTTTGAAAAGTTTATGATTGGAGTTTTTATTTTGATATGTGTCTCAGGTTTTGTCCCAAGCTCAACCATTTTTTCAAATGCTTCAAAAAATTCAGGGCGGCAATCAGGATAACCGGATGAATCTTCATACACAGCGCCGATAAAAACTGCTTCTGCTCCGATTACTTCTGCCCAGCTAACACAAGCGGCAAGTATATTCGCATTTCTGAATGGAACATAAGAAGAGGGAATTTCTTTATTGTTGAGATTAGCTTTACTGACTTTAATATTAAAATCAGTTAGTGATGAACCACCTATTTTTGAAAGGTGAGTGTAGTCTATAATCAAGCGATATTTTACATTGAAATAATCTGCAATATCGTTGAAAGCTTTCAACTCTCGTTTTTCAGTTCTTTGTCCATAATTAATATGAGCTAATGCAAGTTCATATTCCTGATTGGCGATTGCAGCGGTTACACAGCTATCCATTCCGCCACTTACAGCAACAACAGCTATTTTTCGTTTATCTGTTTCCATAGATTAAAAAATTTCTGATAAAAATAATGAAAATAGATTAGATAATGTAATATGTTCAGTGCTGTGCGAGGATTTATTAAATCTACCTTTGAACAAAATGAATTAATTGGTGTGTGTTGATATAAATATTTGAATGATGCTTTTGGATAAAAGCAAATACCTAAATTTTTTTCTTCCTCTTACTGCAATAATCATTAAATTTGTGCGAAAAAAAATAAGAAGTACGATGGACCCAATAAACATTCTGATTGCAATTAACATAATTGCTACTTTTGCAGCAAACATTGGTGCAGCAAAAAAAGGTGTTAAAGACAAACTTGCTGTTTTTCGTGATAAGCCAAAAACCTATTTACAGACTCTTCCTCTGGCAATATCAACAGTTAATCTGTTAGTATTGATTCTTGCAGTTTTTCAGATTGGTACTTTAGTGTATGAAGAGAAATACTTTTCGCTCAGAGTTGTTGCTTTGGTTGTTTATCTGATTTTCTCCTGGATACAAATTTGGTCTTTCAGAACTTTGGGAGAATATTATTCACAGGAGATTGCAATCAGAAAAGAGCATAAGATTATTAAAGTCGGTCCTTACAAAATAATTCGTCATCCACAGTATCTCTCACAAATTTTTGTAGATTTAGCCGGAGCGCTTGCAACTCTTAGTTACATCTTATTACCATTGACTTTAATTCAAATACCATTTCTTATACTTCGTGCAAAGGAAGAAGAGAAACTTTTTCAAAAATATTTACCGGAAGAATTCAAATCGTATAAAGAAAAATCCGGTTTTTTGTTTCCATTTATCGGATAGAAGAATGCACAGACTTTTATCTTTTCTGATTTTTATTTCATTAGCTGTTAATATTCTATCGCAGAATAAGAATCAGATAATTATTGTTGATGGAACAAAAACTTTCCCGGTTCCTGCATTCATTAGAGAGGGAACTTATTATTTGTCGCTTAAGGATTTTGCTGATAAATCGCAGATTAATTATTACTATAATCAGTCTGCAAAGAAAATTGAATTAAAGAATGATAGTTATTTGTTCAAAGTATCTTCAAGAAATCCTTTCATAGTTATTACTGATAGAAGAAAAAATTCGCAGGAAGTATATCAACTTGCAACATCAAGTTATTATGTGGCAGATAAGATTTTCATACCATTAAAGTATAGTGTTGATGTATTGCAAAAATTCCTGGGAACAACCTTAAAGTATGAAGCTCCGAATAAACTGATTCTGAGACGTGGTTCAATTCAAACGGATCTTAGTGAAGTTAAATCAGATTCAAAATTTGAAGTAACCGGTTTGGAAATAGATGAAAAAGCAAACGGCACTTTAATCAGGTTAAAATCAAACAAAAGAATTCCTTCTTATGCAAGTTCATTCAAAGATGGAGTGTTAACACTTATCTTCAGAAAAGTTAATGCAGATATTTCAAATACAGGTTTTGAAGGAACTGGTGGTGTCGTAAAAAAAATTCAATCAAGAAATGTTGGTAATGATCTGGAGTTAAAAATATTTGTCGGACC
This genomic window contains:
- the queF gene encoding preQ(1) synthase; protein product: MNDKRKILEVFENKYPDRDYTITHVAPEFTSLCPKTGQPDFATITVEYIPDLLCVELKSLKLYFHSYRNDGIFYESLTNQILDDLVAVVKPRYMRITAEFNVRGGISSVVEAEYYSDDYYDEDINFS
- the queC gene encoding 7-cyano-7-deazaguanine synthase QueC, with the protein product METDKRKIAVVAVSGGMDSCVTAAIANQEYELALAHINYGQRTEKRELKAFNDIADYFNVKYRLIIDYTHLSKIGGSSLTDFNIKVSKANLNNKEIPSSYVPFRNANILAACVSWAEVIGAEAVFIGAVYEDSSGYPDCRPEFFEAFEKMVELGTKPETHIKIKTPIINFSKEQIVKKGIELNAPLQLTWSCYQNEDEACGICDSCALRLRGFQKAGIDDPIPYKTKPIYI
- a CDS encoding isoprenylcysteine carboxylmethyltransferase family protein, translated to MDPINILIAINIIATFAANIGAAKKGVKDKLAVFRDKPKTYLQTLPLAISTVNLLVLILAVFQIGTLVYEEKYFSLRVVALVVYLIFSWIQIWSFRTLGEYYSQEIAIRKEHKIIKVGPYKIIRHPQYLSQIFVDLAGALATLSYILLPLTLIQIPFLILRAKEEEKLFQKYLPEEFKSYKEKSGFLFPFIG